From Syngnathoides biaculeatus isolate LvHL_M chromosome 19, ASM1980259v1, whole genome shotgun sequence, a single genomic window includes:
- the reck gene encoding reversion-inducing cysteine-rich protein with Kazal motifs — MRVCLQIIGFLFAANFDLQPLRAQDPACCHHAAEFSPCKEACDQLATIKSESRLKHLLQRLPSYCPESMNELWVCINSTLPGVSRKSDSWVGLGCCELAISSECRRECRQASSRNDLTKVCKKVTENPLHSCITKNEMGSTCCSYAGRHTTCREYCQAIFRTDSTPTMSQINAVKEYCQSHSPQLLSCVTNFTKSYPIRSPIDSLYCCDRAEATHCQVACRRILRTLSTEHEIMEGLIDECGSQPLPQDPMWQCFLGSAHPPSPTEKEVPHPAKMDCAKLHCCSKANTSHCRDMCQEISTNWGSQTWQDFDQLCEYNPEETELINCLADVREPCQLGCKDLSYCTNFNNRPTELFRSCNMQSDQGAMNDIKLWSNGTIKMPFMNIPVLDIRKCLPDMWKAVACSLQIKPCHSKSRGSVICKSDCVEILTQCGDRKRFHEGQTPERICERLSPIDDPERCIPLHRYLTPSSLGNSLVEEVIHPCNPNPCPSNHLCQVNRKGCLDELNCQPFICVPGCKLGEASDFLVQQDTRLQVPTRAGPAGCYEVCTCGSSGRLENCVEMPCVDTSKPCIVGGQKKNHGVSFRLDCDTCFCFGGHPICTDRECLNIESSDEDRLHFTGLPCNCPDHFIPVCASNGRTYPSACVARCVGFKDHQFVFGQCRFTNPCASQPCQRNQRCVPKYQVCLSETSDCLQYECVGRQLACDKSNVEPVCDTDGLIHGSLCQLQQAGKTLAYMGHCQEACKSRQQVCGHNGETYNTVCEAYSDRVALDYEGHCQAVGAMSDMATDSACGLISCPRLSTADCQPVTPPGACCPICASMLQVLWNKEQINTFSKLNKNQPVSVHDVLQMLRLHVSVPQCDVFGYLSIDHELVILIAPVDQHPTPLQIEACSKEAEKIDSLINYASPTLVSHIPLSALVASETKTSSVKSSGGAGPSPPRPALCFLLGLFLAAASSPRQL, encoded by the exons ATCCCGCCTGTTGCCACCATGCTGCCGAGTTCTCTCCATGTAAAGAAGCTTGTGATCAG CTCGCCACTATAAAAAGTGAGTCCCGCTTGAAACATCTCCTGCAGAGATTGCCAAGTTACTGTCCGGAGTCAATG aacgagCTGTGGGTTTGCATCAACTCTACACTTCCAG GAGTATCAAGAAAGTCAGACAGCTGGGTAGGGCTTGGCTGTTGCGAGCTGGCTATCTCGTCGGAGTGCCGCAGGGAATGCAGACAG GCGTCATCCAGAAATGACCTGACAAAAGTATGCAAAAAAGTCACAGAG AATCCTCTACACAGCTGCATCACCAAAAATGAAA TGGGCTCCACGTGCTGCAGCTACGCGGGGCGTCACACCACCTGTAGAGAGTACTGTCAGGCCATCTTCAGGACCGACTCGACCCCCACCATGTCTCAGATCAACGCCGTTAAAGAGTACTGTCAGAGCCACAGCCCTCAACTGCTCAGCTGCGTCACCAATTTCACCAAGTCCTACCCGATACGCAGCCCTATAGACA GTCTGTACTGCTGTGACCGGGCAGAGGCTACCCACTGCCAAGTGGCTTGCCGGCGAATCCTCCGCACCCTGAGCACAGAGCACGAGATCATGGAGGGCTTGATCGATGAGTGTGGCTCCCAGCCTCTCCCCCAAGATCCTATGTGGCAGTGCTTTCTGGGAAGTGCCCATCCCCCATCGCCAACTGAAAAAGAAGTCCCACATCCTGCCAAAATGGACTGCGCCAAACTGCACTGCTGCTCCAAGGCCAACACCTCACACTGCAG GGACATGTGCCAAGAGATCAGCACGAACTGGGGCAGCCAGACGTGGCAAGATTTTGACCAGTTGTGTGAGTACAACCCCGAGGAGACTGAGCTGATCAACTGCCTGGCCGACGTAAGAGAGCCCTGCCAGTTGGGGTGCAAGGATCTCTCCTATTGCACCAACTTCAACAATAG GCCCACAGAGCTGTTTCGCAGCTGTAACATGCAGTCAGACCAAGGAGCTATGAATGACATCAAGCTGTGGTCCAATGGAACAATCAAAATGCCTTTTATGAACATTCCTGTGCTGGACATCAGGAAATGTCTGCCGGATATGTGGAAGGCGGTTGCTTGCTCCCTGCAGATCAAACCGTGCCATAGCAAGTCCAGGGGGAGCGTCATATGCAA GTCAGATTGCGTGGAAATCCTGACCCAATGTGGggacagaaagcgttttcacgAGGGACAAACTCCCGAGAGGATTTGTGAGCGGTTGTCACCCATTGATGACCCCGAACGCTGCATCCCTCTCCACAGATACCTCA CCCCAAGTTCGCTGGGAAATAGCCTTGTTGAAgaggtcatccatccatgcaaCCCGAACCCTTGCCCGAGCAACCACTTGTGCCAGGTCAACAGAAAGGGTTGCCTGGATGAGCTCAACTGTCAGCCATTTATCTGCGTGCCAG GCTGTAAACTCGGCGAGGCTTCGGATTTTCTGGTGCAACAGGACACTCGCTTACAGGTGCCGACTCGCGCTGGTCCGGCCGGGTGTTACGAGGTCTGCACTTGTGGTTCAAGTGGGCGCCTGGAGAACTGTGTGGAGATGCCTTGTGTGGACACCAGCAAGCCGTGCATTGTCGGAGGGCAGAAAAAAA ATCACGGGGTGTCTTTCAGGCTAGACTGTGACACCTGCTTCTGCTTCGGTGGCCATCCCATCTGCACCGACAGAGAATGTCTCAACATTGAAAGTTCAGATGAAGACCGCCTACACTTTACCG GTCTCCCATGTAACTGCCCCGACCACTTCATCCCAGTGTGCGCTTCCAACGGCCGCACGTACCCAAGCGCATGTGTGGCGCGCTGCGTGGGTTTCAAGGACCATCAGTTTGTGTTTGGCCAGTGCCGGTTCACTAACCCCTGCGCCAGTCAACCCTGCCAGAGAAACCAGAG GTGCGTCCCGAAATATCAAGTTTGCCTGAGCGAAACGTCGGACTGCCTGCAGTACGAGTGCGTCGGCCGGCAGTTGGCCTGCGACAAGAGCAACGTGGAGCCGGTCTGCGATACCGACGGCCTCATTCACGGCAGCCTGTGCCAACTCCAACAAGCTGGGAAAACCCTTGCCTACATGGGTCACTGTCAG GAAGCCTGTAAGAGTCGGCAGCAGGTTTGCGGCCACAACGGCGAGACCTACAATACCGTGTGCGAGGCCTACTCAGATCGGGTGGCTCTCGACTACGAGGGACACTGTCAGGCCGTGGGGGCCATGTCGGACATGGCAACTGACTCTGCTTGCGGTCTCATTTCCTGTCCACGTTTGTCGACGGCGGACTGCCAGCCTGTCACGCCCCCAG GAGCCTGTTGCCCAATCTGTGCTAGTATGCTGCAAGTCCTCTGGAACAAGGAACAAATCAACACTTTCTCTAAG ctaAATAAGAACCAGCCAGTCTCAGTCCACGATGTCCTTCAAATGCTGCGACTTCACGTGTCCGTCCCGCAGTGTGATGTTTTTGGCTACCTCAGTATCGACCACGAGCTGGTGATCCTCATTGCGCCAGTGGACCAGCATCCGACGCCTCTGCAG ATTGAAGCCTGCAGCAAGGAAGCCGAGAAGATAGATTCCCTCATCAACTATGCCAGTCCGACACTCGTCTCCCACATTCCCCTCTCCGCTCTCGTCGCCTCCGAGACCAAAACGTCTTCCGTCAAGTCCTCCGGGGGAGCTGGGCCGTCGCCTCCGCGCCCCGCCCTGTGCTTTCTCCTTGGTCTCTTTTTGGCCGCGGCCTCAAGTCCCCGACAGCTGTAA